GATAATATAGATAGAGCAGAGTGCGGGTGGAGCCGGACGGGCCGCCCTGGGTCAGCACATTAATCTGGTCATAGGCCTGAATTGCCGAGACTAGCTGCACCACGAATAAGAAAAGAGTAGTCGGCGAGATCAGCGGCCATGTAATCCGCAGGAACTTCTGCGCCGGGCTTGCTCCGTCCAGCTCTCCGGCTTCCAGCAGGTCGGAAGGCACATTGCGCAGCGCCACCAGATAAAAGATCATTGCCCAGCCTACCGACTTCCAGATCGTGACCAGCAGGACGCCGGTTAATGCCCATTTGGGGTCTTGCAGCCAGCCGATGGAGTCCAGGCCGAAGAAGCCCAGCACGGTATTCGCAAGTCCCGCTTCAGGCTGATAGATCCAGGACCAGACGATAGACACAGCGACGGTTGGCGTTACCCAAGGCGAGAACAGCAGGATCTGATAGAGGGCTGAACCTTTTAACTTGTGATTCATCAGGAGGGCGAGACCCAGTCCGAGCAGGATCACCGGCAGCACACTGCCGAGGCAGAAGAGTACGGTCACCTTCAGTGCTTTGTAAAAAGCCGGGTTGCTTAGCAGATCGGTATAATTCTGCCAGCCGACAAAGGTTTTCTCCGGGCTCATGAAGTCCCATTCCGTGAAGCTGAGATACAGCACATACAGCAGCGGTGCGAGCCAGAACACGGCGAACGGGATCATGGCCGGCAGAGTGAACAGCACGGGCTTCAGGCCGCCGATTAACTTTGAGCGTGTCATTTTCGTCCATATTCTCCATTTCATCCACATTGGTTGATGCGGTATAATGCAGAGGACAGCTCCTCTGTTCAAAAAAAATTGTACACTCATGAGGCAGGCTTGTGGTCAAGCGGGGGTAAAACCCGTTCGGA
The sequence above is a segment of the Paenibacillus sp. FSL R7-0204 genome. Coding sequences within it:
- a CDS encoding carbohydrate ABC transporter permease translates to MTRSKLIGGLKPVLFTLPAMIPFAVFWLAPLLYVLYLSFTEWDFMSPEKTFVGWQNYTDLLSNPAFYKALKVTVLFCLGSVLPVILLGLGLALLMNHKLKGSALYQILLFSPWVTPTVAVSIVWSWIYQPEAGLANTVLGFFGLDSIGWLQDPKWALTGVLLVTIWKSVGWAMIFYLVALRNVPSDLLEAGELDGASPAQKFLRITWPLISPTTLFLFVVQLVSAIQAYDQINVLTQGGPSGSTRTLLYLYYQSAFESFQIGEASSVAVVLVLICMLLSVLSFGISKRTTHYQ